The genome window TGAGTCATTTTCTGGCACTACAAATGACGTTTCAGGCTACCTGCAATCGTAAGGTATTGTAATTAAACATATCATGTTTTCTTGCCTGCCAGATTTCGGCAATTTTCAGGGCGCAAATCATGAATTTGGGTTAAGACCTGCCATGAAACCAGAAGTCAGGATTCAGTATCCAGAATTTAAAATGCAAATGGAGATTCAGACTCCTGTCTCCTGACTCCTGGCTCCTGGTTCCTATCTACCGGATGTCTACTTCTGAATAGTAATGCTTTAAAATATCCCTGCAGGAATGCCCTTCTTTGGCCATCACATATGCTCCCCACTGACTGAGCCCAACACCATGGCCGTACCCTCTGCCGTCAAAACGAATCCCGTTCCTTTCTCTTGTCATGGTAAAGAGAGTGCTTTTAATCATTGTAGGATCTACTTTGATACGAAAGTTATTGCCGGTAAGGATACTTTCCCCACCGCTATGCAATATCCTTACTCTCTTAACCCTACCGCTAGGGCTAACCTCTGGAGTGGTAATTTCATGTATGTCACCAATGCCAACACCATGTTTGTTCAGGGCACCTTTTATCTCATCAAGGCCCAAAAACAACGTCCATAAATAATTTGGAGCTTTTGCACTATAGCTATCGGGAATCCCTTTAAGATAGGGAACATCCGCCGTCCATACATTCTTTGCATTCTCGGTTTGTCCACCGCTGTTTGAATGGAAATAGGCCAAAACCGGCTGATTATCATAAACAAGCATTTTCCCCCTGGTTTCATATACAGCTCTGTTAGAATGTTCAGATTCCACATCATATCCTCCATAAACCTGGGAATATGTTGTTGAATAAACATCATAATCTTTATTCTTGTTTTTCTCCTTCTGATAAACTGCATAGCTTCTTGCCACTATTGCTTGCGCCATCAGCGCCTCTGACGACCAACGTGGGGACATTTCTTTTGGTACAACACCATAAAGATATTCCTCCAATCCTAAAACATTAATAACATCCACTCCTCCATCTGTGCTCTTCTGTATCCTGATTCTTCCCCTGTAGGATTTACCGTTTACCTTCAATATTCCCTCTTCAGATGGAAATATAACCAACCTGCTGGTGGAGGAGGGCAAGGCAGCATCATTTACCATTATGGTTTTACTGTGTGTCCTTACAACAGCAATCTGGTCGGAGGGTAATCTGAAAAGTGTATTCATTCCATTTAAATCCTTCACCATAAATGGGGTAGAGCAGCTTACAGTAATCTCCTTCTTACCTTCAATGATCAAGACCCTTATCTTTTCATCTATGGATATTTTGAAAGTCTCTCTTTTATCTTCCTTCTTGATCATGGTGGAAGGCTTTGAACAGGTCTCGATCATAAATTCGGCCGTACCCCTCCTCTCCCCCCGGGGAAACCTTTCAAGATACTTCCTGAATTGCTCCAACGCCTCTCTATTCTTTCCTTTCTCGTAGAGGATCATCCCCGAATTGAAATAAGCATTTCCAACATATTCGCTCCTGTGATATTTTTCCTTCACAATAGAATATTTTTCCAGCGCCAGATGATCATTATTCAGAAAATAACTGTAAATATCTCCTATCCTTAACACCGATTTTGCCTGTATGTCATAATCATTAGAATTATCTACAATATCCTGATAGACACCAATTGCTTCGAGGTCAAGTCCCCTTTTAAGATAACTATCAGCCACCCTCATTGCCTGCATAACATCGTAAGTGTGACCCTTCCCCACAAACATGAGGGACAAACCAATAAGGAAAATGCAGATCATTGGGGATTTTTTAGTCATAACTTTTCTTTTCAAAGGAAGTATTGATGCACCCGTAAAAAGTCATTTTTACTCGCTCAGAGAGTATTTTGGGGATGCTGGTGTTGCCAGCTAAAAATCTAAAACTCGCGCTTATGCACTCAAACAATTAGATTTTTTAAACACCAGTTACCATCATCATCTTTTTCCCAAAATCCTCAAATTACTTACGTGATTCTTCGAATTCACTCGCAAAAGATTTTTTACGAGACTGT of Syntrophales bacterium contains these proteins:
- a CDS encoding SpoIID/LytB domain-containing protein, which gives rise to MICIFLIGLSLMFVGKGHTYDVMQAMRVADSYLKRGLDLEAIGVYQDIVDNSNDYDIQAKSVLRIGDIYSYFLNNDHLALEKYSIVKEKYHRSEYVGNAYFNSGMILYEKGKNREALEQFRKYLERFPRGERRGTAEFMIETCSKPSTMIKKEDKRETFKISIDEKIRVLIIEGKKEITVSCSTPFMVKDLNGMNTLFRLPSDQIAVVRTHSKTIMVNDAALPSSTSRLVIFPSEEGILKVNGKSYRGRIRIQKSTDGGVDVINVLGLEEYLYGVVPKEMSPRWSSEALMAQAIVARSYAVYQKEKNKNKDYDVYSTTYSQVYGGYDVESEHSNRAVYETRGKMLVYDNQPVLAYFHSNSGGQTENAKNVWTADVPYLKGIPDSYSAKAPNYLWTLFLGLDEIKGALNKHGVGIGDIHEITTPEVSPSGRVKRVRILHSGGESILTGNNFRIKVDPTMIKSTLFTMTRERNGIRFDGRGYGHGVGLSQWGAYVMAKEGHSCRDILKHYYSEVDIR